In a single window of the Natronosalvus caseinilyticus genome:
- a CDS encoding helix-turn-helix transcriptional regulator — translation MRFPRASVVALTVLLVAAVSVGVVAATPPADHSAHGPSSLEQSPLVLQDDDSDDDGDGGQLQPADPQQVIKINVTDSGDARWTIESRFLLEDAEDEEAFQSYAASVANGERDAGYDASTYERYVAAASEATGREMALVDAGYDEPRIEEVNRSGPMGEQSTDRVGVVAYSFTWESFATTEGSKIHVGDAFETPDGDGSWFPALNTDQQLVVAIPSNYGFQSFPDDFSRRDDGALVWDGPVEFVEDGDDKREFVLLRGESSDDGTGGTDGPGGETPPPEDPESWASTGVLLGGAALALLTVAVVGGYLVTQRSSSGSGSGSSSVPAWLPAPVRDRLEDDEPSTQDPTTPPVAAPSDDPLEEPDDGGGIDPDLLSDEERVLRLLRGNGGRMKQASIVKETGWSNAKVSQLLSKMDDDDEIEKLRIGRENLITLPEIDPTELD, via the coding sequence ATGCGGTTTCCCCGCGCGAGTGTCGTTGCCCTCACGGTCCTCCTCGTGGCCGCCGTCAGTGTCGGCGTCGTGGCCGCGACCCCGCCCGCCGACCACTCGGCTCACGGACCGTCGTCGCTCGAGCAGTCGCCGCTCGTCCTCCAGGACGACGACAGCGACGACGATGGCGACGGCGGCCAGCTCCAGCCGGCTGACCCACAGCAGGTGATCAAGATCAACGTCACGGACAGCGGCGACGCCCGGTGGACGATCGAGAGTCGCTTCCTCCTCGAGGACGCCGAGGACGAGGAGGCGTTCCAGTCGTACGCCGCCTCGGTCGCCAACGGCGAGCGCGACGCCGGCTACGACGCGTCGACGTACGAGCGGTACGTGGCCGCGGCTTCGGAGGCGACCGGCCGCGAGATGGCACTCGTCGACGCTGGGTACGACGAGCCGCGAATCGAAGAGGTCAATCGAAGCGGTCCGATGGGCGAACAGTCGACCGATCGCGTCGGCGTCGTCGCCTACTCGTTCACGTGGGAGTCGTTCGCGACGACCGAGGGGAGTAAGATTCACGTGGGTGACGCGTTCGAGACGCCGGACGGAGACGGCTCCTGGTTTCCGGCGCTGAACACCGACCAGCAACTCGTCGTCGCTATCCCATCTAACTACGGGTTTCAGTCGTTCCCCGACGATTTCTCGAGACGGGACGATGGGGCACTCGTCTGGGACGGCCCGGTCGAATTCGTCGAGGACGGCGACGACAAACGTGAATTCGTGTTGCTGCGGGGAGAATCTTCGGACGATGGCACCGGGGGGACCGACGGACCCGGCGGCGAGACACCGCCACCCGAGGATCCGGAATCGTGGGCCTCGACGGGCGTCCTCCTCGGTGGCGCCGCCCTCGCGTTGCTGACCGTCGCCGTCGTCGGTGGCTACCTCGTGACTCAGCGCTCGAGTTCGGGTTCGGGTTCGGGGTCGTCCTCGGTACCTGCCTGGCTCCCGGCCCCCGTTCGCGACCGACTCGAGGACGACGAACCGAGCACGCAAGACCCAACGACCCCGCCCGTCGCCGCCCCATCGGATGACCCGCTCGAGGAACCCGACGACGGGGGCGGGATCGATCCAGACCTGCTCAGCGACGAAGAGCGAGTGCTTCGACTCCTGCGGGGCAACGGCGGTCGGATGAAACAGGCCTCGATCGTCAAGGAGACCGGCTGGTCGAACGCCAAGGTCTCCCAGTTGCTCTCGAAGATGGACGACGACGACGAGATCGAGAAACTCCGCATCGGTCGGGAGAACCTCATTACGCTGCCCGAGATCGATCCGACCGAACTCGATTGA
- a CDS encoding DUF7096 domain-containing protein has product MPKASPALLALLLVCALPAVTLVAAAPAPEPTTGTETRSTTLTPHDSSGPFLELENTANRLTVPEESKRTYTSPTQDFGTAVASADDEVRADADHFAFEQAFDETTDPNERADLIDASRDRMEARVDALDERERRAVQAYANGTITEQEFTQMVLRNYNEANALEAQYRDLHEYVNRVPGYRSENIRPLAGTIATHQSQARAVIAGASTADRSPSVTIETSAEGYRLSLVSGGQFYQEVTRFDHRDRDGESQLNSLTDAESHAEERYPWVHSNMNSRFSSTTFSPNLYLIELSHSHGGLHSYIDGATEAVAREHQSLGLSRLPIEHQNTWERDTVAITLNRTPGDGPAEIRVTNLETGEPVEATVRLDGVAVGQTGSNGHRWLATPAGDYEIEVETADETVTIAPAT; this is encoded by the coding sequence ATGCCCAAGGCGTCCCCCGCCCTCCTGGCGTTGTTACTGGTCTGTGCGCTTCCGGCGGTAACGCTGGTCGCTGCCGCTCCTGCTCCCGAGCCGACGACCGGCACCGAGACGCGATCGACGACCCTGACGCCGCACGACTCGAGCGGTCCCTTCCTCGAGCTCGAGAACACGGCGAATCGACTCACCGTCCCCGAGGAGAGTAAGCGCACGTATACCTCGCCGACGCAGGATTTCGGAACGGCTGTCGCGTCGGCCGACGACGAGGTTCGCGCCGACGCCGACCACTTCGCGTTCGAGCAAGCGTTCGACGAGACGACCGATCCGAACGAACGTGCCGACCTGATCGACGCCTCGCGTGACAGGATGGAAGCGCGCGTAGACGCCCTCGACGAACGCGAACGGCGGGCCGTCCAGGCGTACGCGAACGGCACCATCACCGAACAGGAGTTCACGCAGATGGTGTTGCGCAACTACAACGAGGCGAACGCGCTAGAAGCGCAGTACCGCGACCTCCACGAGTACGTCAACCGAGTTCCTGGATATAGGAGCGAAAACATCCGCCCCCTAGCAGGAACCATCGCGACCCACCAGAGCCAGGCCCGCGCCGTGATCGCTGGTGCCTCAACCGCGGACCGGTCACCGTCAGTGACCATCGAAACGAGCGCCGAAGGGTATCGGCTCTCGCTGGTTTCAGGAGGCCAGTTTTACCAGGAGGTGACTCGCTTCGATCACCGGGACCGAGACGGTGAGTCCCAGTTAAACTCGCTCACCGACGCGGAGAGCCACGCGGAGGAGCGCTATCCGTGGGTGCATAGCAACATGAACTCCCGCTTTTCCTCCACGACGTTCAGCCCCAACCTCTACCTGATCGAACTCTCCCACAGTCACGGCGGCCTGCACAGCTACATCGACGGCGCGACCGAAGCCGTCGCCCGCGAACACCAGTCGCTCGGCCTTTCGCGACTGCCGATCGAACACCAGAACACCTGGGAGCGAGACACCGTCGCGATCACCCTGAACCGAACCCCTGGAGACGGGCCCGCGGAAATCCGCGTGACCAACCTCGAGACCGGCGAACCGGTCGAGGCGACCGTTCGTCTCGATGGCGTCGCCGTCGGACAGACAGGGAGCAACGGACACCGCTGGCTGGCGACGCCGGCGGGAGACTACGAAATCGAAGTAGAGACGGCAGACGAGACGGTGACGATCGCGCCTGCCACCTGA
- a CDS encoding DUF7118 family protein: MPDAAHDPTTDDGSNPRADADAARERLERASKRLEAAKTAIDEAGGRETVETGADAYRTAARLLDRYVDLATGTGRETFQHYINLEGEYSTLVEGLPADLPHREAFEASFEAVDRRRLHESDFERAEAALEPAERFVDLLEEYAAAEEELTLARKAAIDQVDALEDERSNLQRLRSLADADLEAPVERLRDPIDAYNESIREAFESFLYDQSARTVFNLLERSRLRPFVDFETPPPELREYVEENDAGTYSVPELLEYAGYSRSKLDHYVDDPDELKRRIATRQTYLERIDATPLTLSWPPADATSLRYAIRDRRPLVERVGGQELVECLLAVRERTFDDDYDRLQTAASALDQLSAAERERLQNRDIDAELEGVRDAREELEELLADG, translated from the coding sequence ATGCCAGACGCCGCTCACGATCCGACGACGGACGACGGATCGAACCCGAGAGCCGACGCCGACGCAGCGAGAGAGCGACTCGAGCGCGCCAGCAAGCGTCTCGAGGCCGCGAAGACGGCGATCGACGAGGCCGGCGGCCGCGAGACCGTCGAGACGGGAGCCGACGCCTACCGAACGGCCGCGAGGCTCCTCGACCGGTACGTCGACCTGGCGACCGGCACGGGGCGGGAGACGTTCCAGCACTACATCAACCTCGAGGGCGAGTACTCGACGCTCGTCGAGGGGTTACCCGCGGACCTCCCCCACCGCGAGGCGTTCGAGGCGTCGTTCGAGGCCGTCGACAGGCGTCGACTGCACGAGTCGGACTTCGAGCGAGCGGAAGCGGCGCTCGAACCGGCCGAGCGCTTCGTCGACCTGCTCGAGGAGTACGCGGCCGCCGAGGAAGAACTGACGCTCGCGAGGAAGGCGGCGATCGACCAGGTCGACGCGCTCGAGGACGAACGCTCGAATCTGCAGCGACTGCGCTCGCTCGCCGACGCCGACCTCGAGGCCCCGGTGGAGCGCCTTCGAGACCCCATCGATGCCTACAACGAGTCGATCCGGGAGGCCTTCGAGTCGTTCCTGTACGACCAGTCTGCGCGGACGGTGTTCAACCTGCTCGAGCGCAGCCGACTCCGGCCGTTCGTTGACTTCGAGACGCCGCCGCCGGAGCTGCGCGAGTACGTCGAGGAAAACGACGCGGGCACCTACTCGGTCCCGGAACTCCTCGAGTACGCGGGGTACTCCCGGTCGAAACTGGATCACTACGTCGACGACCCGGACGAACTCAAGCGGCGAATCGCCACACGCCAGACGTACCTCGAGCGGATCGACGCGACGCCGCTGACGCTGTCGTGGCCGCCCGCGGACGCGACGAGCCTGCGGTACGCGATCCGGGACCGACGACCGCTGGTCGAACGCGTCGGCGGACAGGAACTCGTCGAGTGCCTGCTCGCGGTGCGGGAACGAACGTTCGACGACGACTACGACCGCCTCCAGACTGCCGCGAGCGCGCTCGACCAGCTCTCGGCGGCCGAACGCGAGCGCCTCCAGAATCGGGACATCGATGCGGAACTCGAGGGGGTTCGAGACGCACGCGAGGAGCTCGAGGAACTGCTCGCGGACGGGTAG
- a CDS encoding amidohydrolase family protein, with product MELTGTILRGADLEPVEGRLVVGDDGRIEAIEEVSVGSDDVVLPAFINAHTHVGDSIAKEAGGGLSLEELVAPPDGLKHRLLRDASREELVAAVRTSLEYMERGGTAACFDFREGGVAGVEMLREAASGQAIDAYAFARESLEAMEAGDGFGASGANDDSFDREREATREADKPFAIHAGEADPSDLHPAIDLEPEFLVHVVHPEDDHLERIAREEIPVVVCPRSNLVTGVGLPPVEELVERTTLALGTDNVMLNSPSMFREMEFLAKCSDLPAREVLRMATVNGAALMDLEYGSLEPGNVARVLVVDGDSSNLDGVRDPVRAVVRRAGVDDVKRVVFAD from the coding sequence ATGGAACTCACCGGAACGATCCTTCGGGGAGCGGACCTCGAGCCAGTCGAGGGCCGACTGGTCGTCGGCGACGATGGCCGAATCGAGGCCATCGAGGAGGTATCGGTCGGGAGCGACGACGTCGTGCTCCCGGCGTTTATCAACGCCCACACGCACGTCGGCGACTCGATCGCGAAGGAAGCCGGCGGCGGGCTCTCTCTCGAGGAACTCGTCGCGCCACCGGACGGCCTCAAACATCGCCTGCTCCGGGACGCCAGCCGCGAGGAACTCGTCGCGGCCGTCCGAACCTCGCTCGAGTACATGGAACGCGGCGGTACGGCGGCCTGCTTCGACTTCCGGGAAGGCGGCGTCGCAGGCGTGGAGATGCTTCGTGAGGCCGCCTCGGGTCAGGCGATCGACGCCTACGCGTTCGCCCGCGAATCGCTCGAGGCGATGGAGGCGGGCGACGGCTTTGGGGCCAGCGGGGCCAACGACGACAGCTTCGACCGCGAGCGCGAGGCGACCCGCGAGGCCGACAAGCCCTTCGCCATCCACGCGGGCGAGGCCGACCCCAGCGACCTCCACCCGGCGATAGACCTCGAGCCGGAGTTCTTGGTCCACGTCGTCCATCCCGAGGACGACCACCTCGAGCGAATCGCACGCGAGGAGATTCCCGTCGTGGTCTGTCCGCGCTCGAACCTCGTCACCGGGGTCGGCCTCCCGCCCGTCGAGGAACTGGTCGAGCGAACGACGCTCGCGCTGGGCACCGACAACGTGATGCTCAACTCGCCGTCGATGTTCCGGGAGATGGAGTTCCTCGCGAAGTGCTCCGACCTCCCCGCCCGAGAGGTCCTGCGGATGGCAACGGTCAACGGAGCCGCGCTGATGGATCTGGAGTACGGGTCGCTCGAGCCCGGAAACGTCGCTCGCGTCCTCGTCGTCGACGGAGACTCATCGAATCTCGACGGCGTCCGCGATCCCGTCCGGGCGGTGGTCCGACGGGCAGGGGTCGACGACGTGAAACGAGTCGTCTTCGCCGACTGA
- a CDS encoding bacterio-opsin activator domain-containing protein: MERGTGIDESAPNTALLIGAPDWIEAVRATLEATVPKLEPVAVSTADSDDPLASWDGDDPAVVLVDATTPDDGRSFVERVRARWPTTPLVSVPRDGDERLASRHLAAGASGYVPFDGRESLLQEMLDAVLQDRDKPEGLRIHSDAHRRARQFDAIADGSAGGDGGDASDAGTYLWVLEADGTIADTNPVVRERLEAGADPVGRSFVDRRYWPVEAVSPLESGLEAARSGAYAEREVTLSRPDPEERALPDGEERTRPNLEERTLALSFHPIDSGDQGMVVLGRDVTERVETIRELRRSEELHRVTLAHMTDTVLLTDEEGRFTYVCPNVHFIFGYTAAEIHELGTIDALLGDFYDEDALADRGVLTNVECTATDRGGDEHALLVNVREVSIQDGRRLFSCRDVTTRKQRERALTSLHETARALLYAESEVEIAQRVVDDVEAVLSLPSAAVYRFDTAANALEVAASSGAGDRDRLEAISLGADDALANAFVEDETHVFEELDPSDSPVDGLRSGVIVPLADHGVFLAGTTDPAALDDVTVEVADLLAATAEAAFDRVERDSRLRARDRELKRQNQRLSALDRINEIIREIGRDLVRADTRDDIEGAVCDRLTDADRFAFAWIGSLDPRTDEVTPRAWAGDGQGYLDALETLAADSTGSEPTSQTLETRSPTVVENVASDLRAGEWRSPALTRGFQSVASVPLAYDEFSYGALTVYADRPDAFDETAREVLRELGETIASAIGSVERTHALLGGRVAELTYETDVENTGTAIDRLARTLECRLDLEGGIQRLESGVLTFVTVSGCSPEAVVDRAASLTGVEDAHVVNASASADGGLVRLTLSELALATRLAEHGGVVRRLTADPDGTTLSVDVPSPVETASIDDLVRSTYLDARLATRRERTGPPTTGARLESAVLESLTDRQLEVVRTAYHAGFFATPRAQTGSAVADSLDISPTAFSNHVRAVERTLFSILFDDSYATKVQ; the protein is encoded by the coding sequence ATGGAACGCGGTACCGGTATCGACGAATCCGCACCGAACACGGCGCTGCTGATCGGTGCCCCAGACTGGATCGAGGCGGTGCGCGCGACTCTCGAGGCGACGGTTCCGAAACTCGAGCCTGTGGCGGTTTCGACGGCTGATTCGGACGATCCGCTGGCGTCGTGGGACGGCGACGACCCGGCCGTCGTCCTCGTCGACGCGACGACGCCGGACGACGGGCGCTCGTTCGTCGAGCGCGTGCGAGCGCGCTGGCCGACCACCCCCCTGGTGAGCGTGCCGCGAGACGGGGACGAACGCCTCGCCAGCCGGCACCTCGCGGCAGGCGCAAGTGGCTACGTTCCGTTCGATGGTCGGGAGTCGCTCCTCCAGGAGATGCTCGACGCGGTCCTCCAGGATCGGGACAAACCCGAGGGCCTCCGGATTCACTCCGACGCACACCGGCGGGCCCGCCAGTTCGACGCCATCGCCGACGGATCAGCGGGTGGCGATGGCGGCGACGCGTCGGACGCCGGAACGTACCTCTGGGTGCTCGAGGCCGACGGCACGATCGCCGACACCAACCCGGTCGTCCGCGAGCGCCTCGAGGCAGGGGCCGATCCGGTCGGCCGCTCGTTCGTTGACCGCCGCTACTGGCCCGTTGAGGCGGTCAGTCCACTCGAGTCGGGGCTCGAGGCCGCCCGATCGGGCGCGTACGCGGAGCGAGAGGTGACCCTCTCGCGTCCGGACCCCGAGGAACGAGCCCTTCCGGACGGCGAGGAACGAACGCGTCCGAACCTCGAGGAACGAACGCTCGCGCTCTCGTTTCACCCGATCGACTCGGGCGATCAGGGGATGGTGGTCCTCGGTCGCGACGTCACCGAACGCGTCGAGACGATCCGCGAACTCCGACGCTCGGAGGAACTCCACCGGGTGACGCTCGCGCACATGACCGACACGGTGTTGCTCACCGACGAGGAGGGGCGCTTCACGTACGTCTGTCCGAACGTCCACTTCATCTTCGGCTACACCGCCGCGGAGATCCACGAACTGGGAACGATCGACGCCCTGCTGGGCGATTTCTACGACGAAGACGCACTCGCCGACCGTGGCGTCCTCACGAACGTCGAGTGTACGGCGACCGACCGGGGCGGCGACGAACACGCGCTCCTCGTGAACGTCCGCGAAGTCTCGATTCAGGACGGCCGTCGGCTGTTTAGCTGCCGCGACGTCACCACTCGCAAGCAGCGCGAGCGCGCGCTCACGTCGCTCCACGAGACGGCTCGCGCCCTCCTGTACGCCGAGTCCGAGGTCGAGATCGCTCAGCGCGTCGTCGACGACGTCGAGGCCGTCCTCTCGCTCCCCTCGGCCGCGGTCTATCGCTTCGACACGGCGGCGAACGCGCTCGAGGTGGCGGCCTCCAGCGGCGCCGGCGACCGCGACCGACTCGAGGCGATCTCGCTGGGAGCCGACGACGCGCTCGCGAACGCGTTCGTCGAGGACGAGACGCACGTCTTCGAGGAACTCGACCCGTCCGATTCACCCGTTGACGGGCTTCGAAGCGGGGTCATCGTCCCGCTCGCTGACCACGGCGTCTTCCTCGCCGGAACTACCGACCCCGCCGCGCTGGACGACGTCACAGTCGAGGTCGCGGACCTGCTGGCGGCGACGGCCGAGGCCGCCTTCGACCGGGTCGAACGGGACTCGCGACTCAGGGCTCGAGATCGGGAACTCAAGCGGCAGAACCAGCGCCTGAGCGCGCTCGATCGAATCAACGAGATCATCCGCGAGATTGGGCGGGACCTCGTCCGGGCCGACACCCGCGACGACATCGAGGGCGCCGTCTGCGATCGCCTCACCGATGCCGACCGATTCGCGTTCGCCTGGATCGGGTCGCTCGACCCGCGAACCGACGAGGTCACGCCCCGCGCCTGGGCCGGCGACGGCCAGGGATACCTCGACGCGCTCGAGACCCTCGCGGCCGATTCGACGGGGTCGGAGCCAACCTCGCAGACGCTCGAGACCCGGTCGCCGACGGTCGTCGAGAACGTCGCGAGCGATCTGCGGGCTGGCGAGTGGCGTTCGCCGGCGCTGACCCGCGGGTTTCAATCCGTCGCCAGCGTTCCCCTCGCGTACGACGAGTTCAGCTACGGTGCGCTGACGGTCTACGCGGACCGACCCGACGCCTTCGACGAGACCGCGCGGGAAGTGCTCCGGGAACTCGGCGAGACCATCGCCTCGGCGATCGGGTCGGTCGAACGAACCCACGCCCTGCTGGGCGGTCGCGTAGCCGAACTCACCTACGAGACCGACGTCGAGAACACGGGAACGGCGATCGATCGCCTCGCCCGAACCCTCGAGTGTCGGCTCGACCTCGAAGGCGGTATTCAGCGCCTGGAATCGGGCGTGTTGACGTTCGTCACCGTCTCCGGCTGCTCGCCCGAGGCGGTCGTCGACCGGGCTGCGTCCCTGACCGGTGTCGAGGATGCACACGTCGTCAACGCGAGTGCGAGCGCGGACGGAGGGCTCGTCCGACTCACGCTCTCCGAGCTGGCGCTCGCGACCCGACTGGCCGAACACGGCGGCGTCGTCCGCCGCCTCACTGCCGATCCCGACGGTACGACGCTCTCGGTGGACGTGCCGAGCCCCGTCGAAACCGCATCGATCGACGATCTCGTCCGATCGACCTACCTCGACGCGAGGCTCGCGACCCGCCGGGAACGGACCGGCCCCCCGACGACCGGCGCTCGCCTCGAGTCCGCGGTCCTGGAGTCCCTCACCGACCGCCAACTCGAGGTGGTTCGGACGGCCTACCACGCCGGATTCTTCGCGACGCCGCGAGCCCAGACCGGCTCGGCTGTCGCCGACTCGCTGGACATCTCTCCGACGGCCTTCTCGAACCACGTCAGGGCGGTCGAGCGAACGCTCTTTTCGATCCTGTTCGATGACTCGTACGCGACGAAGGTTCAATAG
- a CDS encoding universal stress protein, translated as MSRHLLVAMDDSEPARAALEYALSTFPESRVTVIHVVDNLEAGYGGGPTAEAARDQDEPAFFGDVRQLVEGHAGDVALEVLEGTPVDAILEYVRSNDVDGVVVGSEGRSGVSRMLLGSVAEGVARRVEVPVTIV; from the coding sequence GTGAGTCGACACCTCCTCGTCGCCATGGACGACTCCGAGCCGGCCAGAGCGGCCCTCGAGTACGCACTCTCGACGTTTCCCGAGTCAAGAGTGACGGTGATCCACGTCGTCGACAATCTCGAAGCGGGCTACGGCGGCGGACCGACCGCCGAGGCAGCCCGCGACCAGGACGAACCCGCGTTCTTCGGAGACGTCCGCCAACTCGTCGAAGGCCACGCGGGTGACGTCGCACTCGAAGTGCTCGAGGGGACCCCCGTCGACGCTATCCTCGAGTACGTGCGCTCGAACGACGTCGACGGCGTCGTCGTCGGAAGTGAGGGCCGTTCCGGCGTCTCGCGGATGCTGCTGGGAAGCGTCGCCGAGGGCGTCGCCCGGCGGGTCGAGGTTCCGGTGACAATCGTCTGA
- a CDS encoding MBL fold metallo-hydrolase: MVTDADTNTGTDTDIGAVREVDAGDCDDLYYVDTGMYDTSEYGAAYVLDAERPAVVETGIGTNHERILEALDAIGIDRADLEAVVVTHIHLDHAGGAGFLAEACPNADVYVHHVGAPHLIDPERLVAGTKAAVGDQWEFYVDPEPVPEDRVIEFEDGDVIDLGNYSLIAHDAPGHAPHQAVLEVPELDAVFTGDAAGIWVPSLETIRETSPPAQFSLEGCLDDLETIREIDPSVLLYTHFGPREVEDLDAALETYGDVLESWVDRVERTRAELEDDEAVVDALAEEADERFVEVWGERKTHAETAMNARGVLGYLDWKGE; this comes from the coding sequence ATGGTCACGGATGCGGACACGAATACGGGCACGGACACGGACATCGGAGCCGTCCGCGAGGTCGACGCCGGCGACTGCGACGACCTCTACTACGTCGACACCGGCATGTACGACACGAGCGAGTACGGCGCGGCGTACGTCCTCGACGCCGAGCGTCCCGCCGTCGTCGAGACGGGCATCGGGACCAACCACGAGCGCATCCTCGAGGCTCTCGACGCCATCGGAATCGATCGCGCGGACCTCGAGGCCGTCGTCGTCACCCACATCCACCTGGATCACGCCGGCGGCGCCGGCTTCCTCGCCGAGGCGTGCCCGAACGCCGACGTCTACGTCCACCACGTCGGCGCCCCCCACCTGATCGATCCCGAGCGCCTCGTCGCCGGGACGAAAGCCGCCGTCGGCGACCAGTGGGAGTTCTACGTCGACCCCGAACCCGTCCCCGAAGACCGGGTGATCGAGTTCGAAGACGGCGACGTCATCGACCTCGGGAACTACTCGCTGATCGCCCACGATGCCCCTGGCCACGCCCCCCACCAGGCCGTCCTCGAGGTTCCCGAGCTGGACGCCGTCTTCACCGGCGACGCCGCCGGCATCTGGGTCCCCTCGCTCGAGACGATTCGCGAGACCTCCCCGCCCGCACAGTTCTCCCTCGAGGGCTGCCTGGACGACCTCGAGACGATCCGCGAGATCGATCCGTCGGTCCTGCTCTACACCCACTTCGGCCCCCGCGAGGTCGAGGATCTCGACGCCGCGCTCGAGACCTACGGCGACGTCCTCGAGTCGTGGGTCGATCGGGTGGAACGAACGCGAGCGGAACTCGAGGACGACGAGGCCGTGGTCGACGCACTCGCCGAGGAGGCCGACGAACGATTCGTCGAGGTCTGGGGCGAGCGAAAGACGCACGCCGAAACCGCGATGAACGCCCGCGGCGTGCTGGGGTATCTCGACTGGAAGGGTGAGTGA
- a CDS encoding rubrerythrin-like domain-containing protein produces MKDAPYDPAAESTYECLECGDTVTATTNPGTCPACGVAYRNTAMPIE; encoded by the coding sequence ATGAAGGACGCTCCATACGACCCAGCGGCCGAATCGACTTATGAGTGCCTCGAGTGCGGGGACACGGTCACCGCGACGACGAACCCCGGAACCTGCCCCGCGTGCGGGGTCGCCTATCGGAACACGGCGATGCCGATCGAGTGA
- the minD gene encoding cell division ATPase MinD, which produces MSQETVYAIASGKGGVGKTTTTVNLGTALAQAGKHVAIVDVDLGMANLAGFVSLTPESTTLHDVLASDASIEDATYNLAENIVAIPSGTGLDDYAETSPEGLREVVETLRERFEYVLLDVGAGVSHETVLPLGLADAVFLVSTPEPASVHDVKKTIELTERAGGSTAGLIVTRTRPAGDVSYDEIADRLDVALLGTVPDDPLVRESVYAGTPLVVHDPESPAAVAYRRLAADLAGIESPDVPDDASDEDAESDESTTPDPSSPLASSSRSSDEDGESSQAASHDDVSSAITEAESDSS; this is translated from the coding sequence ATGTCTCAAGAGACGGTATACGCCATCGCGAGTGGAAAAGGCGGTGTCGGGAAGACGACGACGACGGTGAACCTCGGGACGGCCCTCGCCCAGGCTGGCAAACACGTCGCCATCGTCGACGTCGACCTCGGCATGGCGAACCTGGCCGGGTTCGTGAGCCTGACCCCCGAGTCGACGACGCTCCACGACGTGCTGGCGTCCGACGCGTCGATCGAAGACGCCACGTACAACCTCGCCGAGAACATCGTCGCGATCCCGAGCGGGACGGGGCTCGACGACTACGCCGAAACGAGCCCCGAGGGGCTCCGCGAGGTCGTTGAGACGCTTCGCGAGCGATTCGAGTACGTCCTGCTCGACGTCGGCGCGGGCGTGAGCCACGAGACCGTCCTTCCGCTGGGGCTCGCCGACGCCGTCTTTCTCGTCTCCACCCCGGAACCGGCATCGGTTCACGACGTGAAGAAGACCATCGAGTTGACCGAACGAGCGGGTGGCTCGACGGCCGGGCTGATCGTCACCCGGACGCGCCCGGCGGGCGACGTCTCCTACGACGAGATCGCCGACCGACTCGACGTGGCCCTCCTCGGTACAGTCCCGGACGATCCGCTCGTTCGCGAGAGCGTGTACGCGGGAACGCCCCTCGTCGTGCACGATCCGGAGAGTCCAGCTGCGGTCGCCTATCGCCGGCTCGCCGCGGATCTCGCCGGTATCGAATCGCCTGACGTCCCGGACGACGCCTCGGACGAGGACGCCGAATCCGACGAGTCGACGACGCCCGATCCGTCCTCACCGCTCGCCTCGTCGTCCAGGTCGTCGGACGAGGACGGCGAATCGAGCCAGGCGGCCTCCCACGACGACGTCTCGAGCGCGATCACCGAGGCGGAGTCGGACTCGAGCTAG
- a CDS encoding type IV pilin N-terminal domain-containing protein → MSTIRPVTDARSASPVDLESNRDRAVSPLVGTILLIAITVLLAATVATAMGSLSPVPNTPTAAIEFEVDTDRNELVFEHAGGDALDVRDLTLEVTVDGEPLAHQPPVPFVGATGFRGSPSGPFNAATDPTWTVGERATIRLAATNSPALAEGAVVRVHLSNDDGTVARVVAEAC, encoded by the coding sequence GTGTCGACGATTCGACCCGTGACGGACGCTCGATCGGCTTCTCCGGTCGACCTGGAGAGCAACCGCGATCGAGCCGTCAGCCCACTCGTCGGGACGATCTTGCTCATCGCGATCACGGTCTTGCTGGCGGCAACCGTCGCGACGGCGATGGGGTCGCTCTCACCCGTGCCCAATACACCCACCGCGGCCATCGAGTTCGAGGTCGACACCGACCGGAACGAACTCGTGTTCGAACACGCAGGCGGCGACGCACTCGACGTCCGCGACCTGACGCTCGAGGTAACCGTCGACGGTGAACCGCTCGCCCACCAGCCGCCGGTGCCGTTCGTCGGGGCGACGGGGTTTCGTGGCTCTCCCTCGGGGCCGTTCAACGCTGCAACCGATCCGACCTGGACAGTCGGCGAACGCGCGACGATTCGTCTCGCCGCGACGAACTCGCCGGCGCTCGCGGAGGGGGCCGTCGTTCGTGTTCACCTCTCGAACGACGATGGGACGGTCGCGCGGGTCGTGGCCGAGGCCTGCTGA